A single region of the Buteo buteo chromosome 16, bButBut1.hap1.1, whole genome shotgun sequence genome encodes:
- the RBBP4 gene encoding histone-binding protein RBBP4 isoform X1 has translation MADKEAAFDDAVEERVINEEYKIWKKNTPFLYDLVMTHALEWPSLTAQWLPDVTRPEGKDFSIHRLVLGTHTSDEQNHLVIASVQLPNDDAQFDASHYDSEKGEFGGFGSVSGKIEIEIKINHEGEVNRARYMPQNPCIIATKTPSSDVLVFDYTKHPSKPDPSGECNPDLRLRGHQKEGYGLSWNPNLSGHLLSASDDHTICLWDISAVPKEGKVVDAKTIFTGHTAVVEDVSWHLLHESLFGSVADDQKLMIWDTRSNNTSKPSHSVDAHTAEVNCLSFNPYSEFILATGSADKTVALWDLRNLKLKLHSFESHKDEIFQVQWSPHNETILASSGTDRRLNVWDLSKIGEEQSPEDAEDGPPELLFIHGGHTAKISDFSWNPNEPWVICSVSEDNIMQVWQMAENIYNDEDPEGSVDPEGQGS, from the exons aTGGCGGACAAGGAAG CAGCCTTTGATGATGCAGTGGAAGAACGTGTGATTAATGAAGAgtataaaatatggaaaaagaaTACCCCCTTCTTATATGATTTGGTAATGACCCATGCTCTGGAATGGCCCAGCTTGACTGCTCAGTGGCTTCCTGATGTAACAAG ACCTGAAGGCAAAGATTTCAGTATTCACCGGTTAGTCCTGGGGACCCATACTTCAGATGAACAAAATCATCTCGTGATAGCTAGTGTGCAGTTGCCAAACGATGATGCACAGTTTGATGCTTCACACTATGATAGTGAGAAAGGAG AGTTTGGAGGCTTTGGATCAGTTAGTGGAAAAATTGAAATTGAAATCAAGATAAATCACGAGGGAGAAGTGAACAGAGCGCGTTACATGCCACAGAACCCATGTATCATCGCTACGAAGACTCCATCCAGTGATGTCCTTGTCTTTGATTACACCAAACACCCTTCTAAACCAG ACCCTTCTGGAGAGTGTAACCCTGATCTGCGTCTTCGTGGACACCAGAAGGAAGGTTATGGGCTGTCATGGAACCCCAACCTGAGTGGGCATTTGCTTAGTGCTTCTGATGATCAT accattTGCTTGTGGGATATTAGTGCTGTTCCAAAAGAAGGCAAAGTGGTGGACGCAAAGACCATCTTCACAGGGCATACAGCAGTAGTGGAAGATGTATCTTGGCACCTGCTCCATGAATCTCTTTTTGGATCTGTCGCTGATGATCAGAAGCTCATGAT TTGGGATACTCGGTCAAACAATACCTCCAAACCTAGCCATTCAGTGGATGCTCACACAGCTGAAGTCAACTGCCTCTCTTTCAATCCCTATAGTGAGTTTATCCTGGCTACAGGATCAGCTGATAAG actGTTGCTTTATGGGACTTGAGGAACCTAAAACTGAAGTTGCACTCCTTTGAATCAcataaagatgaaatatttcag GTTCAGTGGTCTCCCCATAATGAAACTATATTGGCTTCCAGTGGCACTGACCGCAGGCTAAATGTTTGGGACTTGAG taaaattgGAGAAGAGCAATCCCCTGAAGATGCTGAAGATGGTCCCCCAGAGCTATTG TTTATTCATGGTGGTCATACTGCAAAGATATCTGATTTCTCCTGGAATCCCAATGAACCCTGGGTAATTTGTTCTGTATCAGAAGATAATATCATGCAAGTCTGGCAAATG GCGGAGAACATATATAATGATGAAGACCCTGAAGGAAGTGTGGATCCAGAAGGTCAAGGATCCTAG
- the SYNC gene encoding syncoilin isoform X2 — MAEPEPHLELQLDEVGASSAPQGEAAGAAPHPDLSRSPLDPAVGVGVTPLHGDSPDAGQELQANVRDTSLEVNMPGSQLDEDAAGAGIPLDVDVAGIPLDVDGVGIPLDADGAGIPLGVDAGGTGIPLDVDAEGVGIPLYMDTDGAGIPADMDADGAGIPLDMDAEGAGSPLDADGAEHQCLTLEELGDYFQECIEAVEQLEKERDSLIAELAQLREPALQEIRHAHEEIQAACRLLAKVELERDNLKDEIRQIKQKLFKVTKECVACQYQLESRRHDLSQHAAYRGELETQAGQLSGELSRLKETCEKEKEVLRQRLEAPPCRQDNLYLQESRRLSMEFESFVAESRRGLEEHYEPQLLRLLERREAGAKALQEMQGEIQGMKEALRPLQGEVSRLRLQNRSLEEQIILVKQKRDEEVGQYREHVEELEDRLKELKNGVQLQQRKNQELEELRTSLHRELSIYKSCLEIYGHLCKSEEKADQDC; from the exons ATGGCAGAGCCCGAGCCCCATCTAGAGCTGCAGCTGGATGAAGTCGGAGCATCCTCAGCCCCgcagggagaggctgcaggtgctgctccGCACCCGGACCTTTCGCGCAGCCCGTTAGACCCCGCGGTAGGGGTGGGGGTGACACCCCTCCATGGGGACAGCCCAGACGCCggccaggagctgcaggcaaATGTCAGGGACACTTCCTTGGAGGTAAACATGCCAGGGTCCCAGCTGGACGAGGATGCGGCTGGAGCCGGGATCCCGCTGGACGTGGACGTGGCAGGAATCCCGCTGGACGTGGATGGAGTAGGGATCCCGCTGGATGCGGATGGGGCGGggatcccactgggtgtggaTGCAGGTGGGACGGGGATCCCACTGGACGTGGATGCAGAAGGAGTAGGGATCCCACTGTACATGGACACAGACGGGGCAGGGATCCCAGCCGACATGGACGCAGACGGGGCAGGGATCCCCTTGGACATGGACGCAGAGGGGGCAGGCAGCCCCCTGGACGCGGATGGCGCGGAGCATCAGTGTCTGACCCTCGAAGAGCTGGGGGACTACTTCCAAGAGTGCATCGAAGCCGTCgagcagctggagaaagagagagacagccTGATCGCAGAGCTCGCCCAGCTCCGGGAGCCAGCGCTGCAGGAGATCCGCCATGCCCACGAGGAGATCCAGGCAGCCTGCCGGCTGCTGGCCAAGGTGGAGCTGGAGAGGGACAACCTGAAGGACGAGATCCGACAGATCAAGCAGAAGCTCTTCAAAGTGACGAAGGAGTGCGTGGCTTGCCAGTACCAGTTGGAGAGCCGGCGGCACGACCTCTCCCAGCACGCTGCTTACCGGGGCGAGCTGGAGAcccaggctgggcagctctCTGGCGAACTGTCCCGCCTGAAGGAGACCTGcgagaaggaaaaggaggttTTGAGGCAACGGCTGGAGGCTCCGCCGTGTCGGCAGGATAACCTGTACCTGCAGGAAAGCCGGCGGCTCTCCATGGAGTTCGAGAGCTTCGTGGCGGAGAGCCGGCGGGGTCTGGAGGAGCACTACGAGCCCCAACTGCTGCGGCTGCTGGAGAGACGCGAGGCCGGGGCGAAGGCGCTGCAGGAGATGCAGGGGGAGATCCAAGGGATGAAGGAAGCCCTGCGGCCCTTGCAGGGGGAGGTCAGCCGGCTGCGGCTGCAGAACCGGAGCCTGGAGGAGCAGATCATCCTCGTCAAGCAGAAGCGGGATGAAGAGGTCGGGCAGTATCGG GAACATGTTGAGGAGCTGGAAGACAGGCTGAAGGAGCTGAAAAACGGGGTCCAGCTCCAGCAGCGCAAGAATCAGGAACTGGAGGAGCTGAGGACCAGCCTCCACCGGGAGCTCTCCATCTACAA GAGCTGCTTAGAAATCTACGGCCACCTTTGCAAATCggaagaaaaagcagaccaGGACTGTTAG
- the RBBP4 gene encoding histone-binding protein RBBP4 isoform X2, with protein sequence MADKEAFDDAVEERVINEEYKIWKKNTPFLYDLVMTHALEWPSLTAQWLPDVTRPEGKDFSIHRLVLGTHTSDEQNHLVIASVQLPNDDAQFDASHYDSEKGEFGGFGSVSGKIEIEIKINHEGEVNRARYMPQNPCIIATKTPSSDVLVFDYTKHPSKPDPSGECNPDLRLRGHQKEGYGLSWNPNLSGHLLSASDDHTICLWDISAVPKEGKVVDAKTIFTGHTAVVEDVSWHLLHESLFGSVADDQKLMIWDTRSNNTSKPSHSVDAHTAEVNCLSFNPYSEFILATGSADKTVALWDLRNLKLKLHSFESHKDEIFQVQWSPHNETILASSGTDRRLNVWDLSKIGEEQSPEDAEDGPPELLFIHGGHTAKISDFSWNPNEPWVICSVSEDNIMQVWQMAENIYNDEDPEGSVDPEGQGS encoded by the exons aTGGCGGACAAGGAAG CCTTTGATGATGCAGTGGAAGAACGTGTGATTAATGAAGAgtataaaatatggaaaaagaaTACCCCCTTCTTATATGATTTGGTAATGACCCATGCTCTGGAATGGCCCAGCTTGACTGCTCAGTGGCTTCCTGATGTAACAAG ACCTGAAGGCAAAGATTTCAGTATTCACCGGTTAGTCCTGGGGACCCATACTTCAGATGAACAAAATCATCTCGTGATAGCTAGTGTGCAGTTGCCAAACGATGATGCACAGTTTGATGCTTCACACTATGATAGTGAGAAAGGAG AGTTTGGAGGCTTTGGATCAGTTAGTGGAAAAATTGAAATTGAAATCAAGATAAATCACGAGGGAGAAGTGAACAGAGCGCGTTACATGCCACAGAACCCATGTATCATCGCTACGAAGACTCCATCCAGTGATGTCCTTGTCTTTGATTACACCAAACACCCTTCTAAACCAG ACCCTTCTGGAGAGTGTAACCCTGATCTGCGTCTTCGTGGACACCAGAAGGAAGGTTATGGGCTGTCATGGAACCCCAACCTGAGTGGGCATTTGCTTAGTGCTTCTGATGATCAT accattTGCTTGTGGGATATTAGTGCTGTTCCAAAAGAAGGCAAAGTGGTGGACGCAAAGACCATCTTCACAGGGCATACAGCAGTAGTGGAAGATGTATCTTGGCACCTGCTCCATGAATCTCTTTTTGGATCTGTCGCTGATGATCAGAAGCTCATGAT TTGGGATACTCGGTCAAACAATACCTCCAAACCTAGCCATTCAGTGGATGCTCACACAGCTGAAGTCAACTGCCTCTCTTTCAATCCCTATAGTGAGTTTATCCTGGCTACAGGATCAGCTGATAAG actGTTGCTTTATGGGACTTGAGGAACCTAAAACTGAAGTTGCACTCCTTTGAATCAcataaagatgaaatatttcag GTTCAGTGGTCTCCCCATAATGAAACTATATTGGCTTCCAGTGGCACTGACCGCAGGCTAAATGTTTGGGACTTGAG taaaattgGAGAAGAGCAATCCCCTGAAGATGCTGAAGATGGTCCCCCAGAGCTATTG TTTATTCATGGTGGTCATACTGCAAAGATATCTGATTTCTCCTGGAATCCCAATGAACCCTGGGTAATTTGTTCTGTATCAGAAGATAATATCATGCAAGTCTGGCAAATG GCGGAGAACATATATAATGATGAAGACCCTGAAGGAAGTGTGGATCCAGAAGGTCAAGGATCCTAG
- the SYNC gene encoding syncoilin isoform X1 yields the protein MCSAEPEVLGSRGGRDLMAEPEPHLELQLDEVGASSAPQGEAAGAAPHPDLSRSPLDPAVGVGVTPLHGDSPDAGQELQANVRDTSLEVNMPGSQLDEDAAGAGIPLDVDVAGIPLDVDGVGIPLDADGAGIPLGVDAGGTGIPLDVDAEGVGIPLYMDTDGAGIPADMDADGAGIPLDMDAEGAGSPLDADGAEHQCLTLEELGDYFQECIEAVEQLEKERDSLIAELAQLREPALQEIRHAHEEIQAACRLLAKVELERDNLKDEIRQIKQKLFKVTKECVACQYQLESRRHDLSQHAAYRGELETQAGQLSGELSRLKETCEKEKEVLRQRLEAPPCRQDNLYLQESRRLSMEFESFVAESRRGLEEHYEPQLLRLLERREAGAKALQEMQGEIQGMKEALRPLQGEVSRLRLQNRSLEEQIILVKQKRDEEVGQYREHVEELEDRLKELKNGVQLQQRKNQELEELRTSLHRELSIYKSCLEIYGHLCKSEEKADQDC from the exons ATGTGCAGCGCAGAGCCGGAGGTGCTGGGCTCCAGGGGAGGACG GGACCTGATGGCAGAGCCCGAGCCCCATCTAGAGCTGCAGCTGGATGAAGTCGGAGCATCCTCAGCCCCgcagggagaggctgcaggtgctgctccGCACCCGGACCTTTCGCGCAGCCCGTTAGACCCCGCGGTAGGGGTGGGGGTGACACCCCTCCATGGGGACAGCCCAGACGCCggccaggagctgcaggcaaATGTCAGGGACACTTCCTTGGAGGTAAACATGCCAGGGTCCCAGCTGGACGAGGATGCGGCTGGAGCCGGGATCCCGCTGGACGTGGACGTGGCAGGAATCCCGCTGGACGTGGATGGAGTAGGGATCCCGCTGGATGCGGATGGGGCGGggatcccactgggtgtggaTGCAGGTGGGACGGGGATCCCACTGGACGTGGATGCAGAAGGAGTAGGGATCCCACTGTACATGGACACAGACGGGGCAGGGATCCCAGCCGACATGGACGCAGACGGGGCAGGGATCCCCTTGGACATGGACGCAGAGGGGGCAGGCAGCCCCCTGGACGCGGATGGCGCGGAGCATCAGTGTCTGACCCTCGAAGAGCTGGGGGACTACTTCCAAGAGTGCATCGAAGCCGTCgagcagctggagaaagagagagacagccTGATCGCAGAGCTCGCCCAGCTCCGGGAGCCAGCGCTGCAGGAGATCCGCCATGCCCACGAGGAGATCCAGGCAGCCTGCCGGCTGCTGGCCAAGGTGGAGCTGGAGAGGGACAACCTGAAGGACGAGATCCGACAGATCAAGCAGAAGCTCTTCAAAGTGACGAAGGAGTGCGTGGCTTGCCAGTACCAGTTGGAGAGCCGGCGGCACGACCTCTCCCAGCACGCTGCTTACCGGGGCGAGCTGGAGAcccaggctgggcagctctCTGGCGAACTGTCCCGCCTGAAGGAGACCTGcgagaaggaaaaggaggttTTGAGGCAACGGCTGGAGGCTCCGCCGTGTCGGCAGGATAACCTGTACCTGCAGGAAAGCCGGCGGCTCTCCATGGAGTTCGAGAGCTTCGTGGCGGAGAGCCGGCGGGGTCTGGAGGAGCACTACGAGCCCCAACTGCTGCGGCTGCTGGAGAGACGCGAGGCCGGGGCGAAGGCGCTGCAGGAGATGCAGGGGGAGATCCAAGGGATGAAGGAAGCCCTGCGGCCCTTGCAGGGGGAGGTCAGCCGGCTGCGGCTGCAGAACCGGAGCCTGGAGGAGCAGATCATCCTCGTCAAGCAGAAGCGGGATGAAGAGGTCGGGCAGTATCGG GAACATGTTGAGGAGCTGGAAGACAGGCTGAAGGAGCTGAAAAACGGGGTCCAGCTCCAGCAGCGCAAGAATCAGGAACTGGAGGAGCTGAGGACCAGCCTCCACCGGGAGCTCTCCATCTACAA GAGCTGCTTAGAAATCTACGGCCACCTTTGCAAATCggaagaaaaagcagaccaGGACTGTTAG